The genomic window tgatagtactattctgaagcacctagaacatacaccttatatacaactaatactcaacaatcaaattaCAGGATTTAAGAGGGTAGAAACtgcaaacactgtaatagtcaacatatattcGGGAGCAatacccaaaacacatgaaagaggaacaaaactactcttgactacacattataccacaaagaaaccagcaacagcagaaacagcagcatagagagaacaggtatgtaatcagccttctactacaaaggcccataataatcccttaggggattattacaggatcacaggtaaagaattccataggaaatcactgactccaatggaaacatctcataacaatatgttttaatgctttaatcttactatatttaaaataacctcttagcttttctgtccacaggtgttcttggatacaaagggcagacaaaaTAAGATAGCATCTtggggctcaatcacacgagataacatacccagcttgcactacgagaatgtcctaagaaaacttttttttgtttccttttacatCACAACATTGTTTATTATGCGAATTTtcacaatacaaacaaaaatacagaaatgtaTATATGAATAGAACTAAATGCAGGATGGTgactttttgttctttgtaagAGGCCATGAGTCCCATTTCTAGTAAAATAAAGACACTGCACATAGGTAGAAACAGGTTGGTCACTAGCTTCACAATTTGCCTAGAAAGAATCTATAAATGCATTGCCCCCCCCCTGCTACTTACCATAAAgtgaaaaaagggaattaaaggaaAGTTTCCTTGTTGGTTCCTACGATATGAATGATGGTATATCTATTTTAGCAGGGCCAATATATGGAAAATacctaaataaaatgttattacaaAAATGAAGCAATAATAAAATTCTGGCTACAGAGGGCactaaaatgagaataatatatatttaaagaatccaaaacaaacaacaacaaaaagttgttATAGAAAACCTCTAGGTGCATTGTTAGCATATAGGTTTTTTTTCCATGTGTACATTTAAACAATGGAAGTCTCAAAAATAGAGTCAACTGTGTTAGACTAAATTACATTATTGTATACGCTGCATTGAATGGAACCTTTGTATTATAATTATCATAGAGAAGCATAATTTGCATCATAATATGGCAATTTATCCTCAATAAAAACCTTTCAGAGTCCTTTAATTTTGTAATATCCTGTAAACAATCAAACCACCAGAACATTATTGTACAACAGTAAATGTTTCTTGCATTAAATTGAagacatgttaaaaaaaatgtaggaaaGGTACTTAGAGCTGTTAGTTTCTAAGTACACAATACCCTAAACAATTCAAGGCATTTTAATTTCcatcaagaacaacaaaaaaggggccggcgaggtggcgctagaggtaaggtgtctgccttgcaagcgctagccaaggaaaggaccacggttctatccccggcgtcccatatggtccccccaagccaggggcaatttctgagctcatagccaggagtaacccctgagcatctaacgggtgtggcccgaaaaaaacaaacaaacaaaaagaacaacaaaaaaataaggttttTGTTATGCTGTTAAATCCATCATTATGGATAAAACTGGTGCAAATTGGTCAACGGATCCAACAAACACTGATGTCCAAGCTGGCATATTGGCAACTAATACATAACTGGTGGTCAACAGAGGGCTTAAAagatcttccctttcttcttgttcttttccaAGGTTCTTGAAGAGTTCTGTTGTTCTAAAATTCATTGTTGAGCTTCCCAGTTTACTTTCTCATCTTCAAACTGGCGACGTTTTTCTTCTAATTCTTTGTGCTGTGCTTCCAAATTCTTTTTCATTTGCTTGTGGCACCGTTGGAGCTCAGCTTCAGAGTCCTTCAGtttttgaactttttcttttactttcatcTCAAACACCTGTtccatctccatctccatcttTTTCATCTTAGCCACatgttcccttcttttttcttccatttgtgCAAGAGGACTCTTGGTAAGCTGccctttattcttattattatcaACTCCATTGTAAGTCACAGCTGCCAGTTTTCTGCTTCTATAGTTTTCATGGTGTATATTATTAGTAACATCTTTTAAGTCCTGCATGTGTGTTCTTATCAACATATTTCTTAGAATTGTAAAATCACAGTTCTCACCATTTTCAACTGACCCTTTTGCCATTAACTTCAATGATAGTATTACTACCAACCACAGCAAGAGGTAAACGGTCCTTTATCTTTTTAACAagcttattttcttcttcatctgtttctggaaattcatatattttaattatatgttctTGGATTTCTTTCATTATCTGTTTTTTAAACTGTTGGCATTTCTCTGGTGTGAGTGTATCTGCTTTGGCAATAAGTGGGATGATATTCACTTTTTCATGCAAATGCTTCATAAATTCAGTATCCAAAGTCCATGTCCTGAAGGAGCGATGAAGTATAAACAACACTGCACCCTGCTATCAGGCATCTGACGTCTGTTCACTCGAGATTCTGCATTTAAGTAGTCCTCAAATTTACTGTCAATGTAGTCAATTACAGGCTGCCAGCAATTACTATTGTCCACGGCATCTCCAAATCCTGGTGTATCAACTATTGTGAGTAGCAGCTGAACACCACCTTCTTTTATCAAAACTTTGGACTGTTCCACCTGTACAGTCTTTTTTATCCTATGAGAAGGACCCGGATATTCTGGATAATACAAATCTGTGAGGAATAATGAGTTGATTAATGTTGATTTCCCCAGTCCAGATTCACCCACAACCATGATAGTAAATTCAAATAATCTCTTCACTGATTTTCTGTATACTTGATTTGGGAGATTTGCAAATCCCACGTAGCCTTCAAGGTTCTTCTGTTGAGCTACCATGGCGCGGCCACTGTCGATGACACTCCTCTCCTCAGCAGCGCCAGATCTCGCACTgcccgataaaactctttaacatacactttatctctaggttataccttcttttaggatttgaagcacgtgaccagtcagaccaccgaagcagcaactgtaacctacagacttatactacaggccctactcatcgaacacattcaagcaaactaggattcccttgctcttttctcctctcttctcactactttcttttttcttttttcttctccttttcttttttaatgtattttctcttttcttctttcctgccccttccatatactctcccctttcccccctttggaaattcaactatcccttcacccctcactcccatccagacctcctaccttattaaaactcatcaccctcagtttttaatccattaggcatcaagactgacctcctatcccaacgaaccagtacccagcaccaagCGAAGGgccacccagtcaaacccacacctcgtccccggcaagaaaaggcaaccaactcacctgctgactcatgctgcacagctatccctaccaactccccctaatgaggactgttacttgaaaccaaacttagctctaaaagtgTCCCCAATGCAAGAATTTTTTAAGACCTCcttgccgcaaatcttttgccaatttcaagaaggtcagggtgtgtgatgaaaaggtgtccaggaacccacacaccacaagaaagtctcaaaagacaatggggaaacctatacttccatcataagtataagacctgtgttacaccacctctttacctgcttttccccaaaagtaaggtagtctgttgcatcactttgttcctttaattactttgttatttcattttaaaatgttttttcctcatatacatatgtgagcacatatatttatttttatgcctatttttatcttttttgggtatgtgtttctgttttctgtttctgttttcttctctttccacccccaaatacactggcaatataatgtagcaccatttctccctgcaaagacacactaaaaagggggggaaatcttacgtataaaaataaGGTCTTATTTACTacagataagaactcatacttgtttacagtacagggatatctcccaccttaaaaatatgtcacgtggacccaacatAGACCCCAGGTAATTAGACACCATCTGCCcagacttgaaccctggatcccagacatagaaatgacacagtccTTCaaaacagctacaggaaacaaatcccatcctggacatccttaatactgctgggacaccaacaagtgccagctgtaatatgatatcctgacaacgaggaaaatgggaacaacttgacctaagagaaggttatcctacctcagcagctaacaataagacaaaatcagaagacttctcattctttggtctgtccaaaagccaagattgcgatttacagatgactggctgctagaaccatgatcggattgtatgtatcctgggaccaataaaaaaaagccctagtctatggtttgagctatgacctgcacaacaaccatgatctccagttccaaaggtctgactgagacaattgcaatggaatgggtcttctggaaacacaatgaaagatgctatcctaggttccatcctaggatcagcacaaagaacaagaccaccaaccacagaagacagattaaaatgacactgagggaacagaacttctagaaccacaaagaaagacttcttcataagttccactcctggacctgtgcagatactgagatctctagatacagaggtctgattttatcacccaggatggagcagaaatcttccaaacaccatgaaagcaccaagggaagagtaaattaAACtaaacggagtctatagttaatcccatgacaatatactccaaaggtggagaaaccctgtatctcttaagccaagagaattctttttcaaatgaccccaatatttagtgtgcctgtgcaggaggggggaaaaggcaaaaagcaaaaaacattttttatttttatttattttttttgtgtacctatctactttttctcgagttctttgttttggtgtggttattgaagttgttgtgtccatttatatatattttttcttcttttcttttctttctttatgtgttctgccatgtctttttatctcaagatcatgccttttttgtggtgcttatctttattgttggagtgctcactggatattttatttgacacttctttttgtactgttggggtgtttcaccttctttttccccttcgtctctcaaaccgatgatgagagcctctagaaaaattccgcccattttctgcatatttgatttttaccccagtttattacttttctcttcttcaaacaaaaccacataactttaactatctagtcctgcctctcagttagagggggaaataagggaagtatcaagaccaaataggtgtaagactactaagtagtaagctaggtacagaggggaccacatattctagcagccctgggggtgagggaggaggatatgggaggtaggaaaaGAACGAAGGTGTAGGgtggacaaattggtgatgggaatccccctgatcttatgtaaatatgtacctaaaatattattgtcaacaatatgtaagccactattatcaaaataaaaattatattaaaaaaagaaaaaatagaatcccACCTCAAAATAACAATAAGTGTAACTAGTAAATATTTTTGCTGAGAACTGTTTTAAGAGCTTGGAAGCTTCAAATGTATTATGTCACTTAAGCATTTCAATCAGAACCTTTGGAGTAAACATGCATTTGCCTCTTATATGTGAGAAAATGTAAGCTAGAGGAaagtaaatatttctttcaaaatgaTTATGCCTTAACATAAATAGTATTCAAATTCGGCACTCAGGCTGACCACAAAATAagcagagggagaagaaaaatgatgTGATGTACACATTTCATGAAATGTAAGTTGATAAGAACATCAACCATCAACTTTGAGCTATTTCTTAAAGCTCACTGGATTCAATTCTTTAGGAGCTCTGACTTACCAAAGTAAAATTgctgctaaaaattaaaaaaatagaattaataattttagaatagaatctagaattttagaatttatatatcaagattttatattaaaatttagagtttttgattataatttagaattttagtaattaacattttagaatagaatttagaattttagaatcgaATTTGGAATTTTccattagaatttagaattttataatttagaatttatgcTTATTGCTCTTCTTTCAGGTCTCTTGAAATTGTACAAAGACTGCCAAAAGAGACCCAGCAAAACTGCCTCCTATAGGAACCCCACCAGAAATCTACAAATCTTTGTGTAGGCGAGAGGCATGGCACCTCCTGTGTAGCAACAGGTAGAGTGACTACAAGATTCTGTTGCCTCCCCTATTGCTCTTCTTTTCTGTCACTTGAAACTCTTCATGTAGAAAGGTTCACTTATTTGTCTTGAACATGGGAGGTGTCTGGCTTCTACTTAAAGAATAGAAACAGGGAGAGGGAATGGAAGAATCTCTCGCCTTCCCTGTTGCTCTTCTCTTCTGTGACCTGAATCTCTCCTAAAAAGGATAACAAAGAAACAGTGAACACTTTCTTCTACAGGCACCCCTTCAAATGGGTATATATCTTTGTCTGTGAAGGGAGGAGATTTCTGGACCCTGCTGTGAGCGTAGCAACAGGGAGAGCGACTGAAAGGATCTGTCACCCTCgcctatttctcttctctctgtctcatgATATTCAAGAAATACCAAGAAAACCCAGCACTTGCGGCTCTCTTGTGGGCACTCTAGCAGCAAGGTACATGTCTTTGTGAAGGCAAGAGATTTCTGACCCCTGTCTGAGCATAGCAACAGGGAGAGGGACTGCAAGGATCTTTCTCCTTCGCCTATTGCTCTTttattctgtctcctgaaactctcctcagaaaGACAAGAAAACCCAGGCAAATTTGTCTTCTTAAGGCACCCCAGAAGAAAGGTAAACTTAGTTTTCTGTAAAGTCAGAGGTGTCTGGCCCCTTCTGTGAGCATTGCAACAGGGAGAGAGACTGCAAGGATCTGTCCCCTAAGCCTATTGCTCTTCTATTCTTGGCCACTGAAAATCTCCTAAAAAGGGCaagaaagatgcaaataaaacttTCTCCTAGAGTTGCCAAGAGAAAAGTTACACATCTTTGTCTCTGAAGTCAGGATATCTGGCTCCTTTTTGTGAGCATAGCAGCAGGGAGATGGACTGTAAGGATGTGTCGCCTTCGCCTATTGTTCTTCTCTCTGTATCAGTAAACTCTCCTAATAAGGCCAGACAGTGAAAACTGTCTCTCAGAGGAGCCCCAGTAGAAAAGTACACATCTTTAGTACACATCTTTGTCTATAAAGGCAGAGGTTTGTGGCCCCTGCTGTGAGCATAGCAACAGGTAGAGGTACTGCAAGGTTCTGTAGCCTTTGCCTATTACTCTTCTCTTCTGACCCCCAAAAGTTTCCTAAGTGTGTAAAGAAATACCCAGAGAATGTTGTCTCCTTGAGCCGAACCAGCAGAAAGGTACATTTCTTTGTGTAAGCAGAAGTGTCTGGCCCCTGCCAATGACCGTAGTAATAGGGAGAGTAACTACAAGAATTTTTCTCCATCACATATtgttcttctcttctgtctcctgaagctctcctaataaggccaagaaagacccagcgataactgtctcctagaggcgaCCCAACAGAAAGGTgcatctctttgtctctgaaggcAGGAGATATCTGACACCTACTGTGAGTATAGCAAAAGTGAGATGTATTTCAAGGATCTTTCACCTTCGCCTATTGCAATTCTCTTCTGACTCCTGAAACCCTTCTAAGaaagccaagaaagacccagcaaaAAATATCTAATAGACGTGCCCCAAAAGAAAGTTATACTTATTTTCTGTTAAGGAGCATGTGTCTGACCCATCATGTGACCATAAAAACAAGGAGGGACTTATGGATCTGTTGCCTTTGCCTATTGCTTCTATCCTTTGTCTTCTGAATCTCTCCTATGAATGCCAAGAAAGAcgcagcaaaaactgtctcctagaggcgcCTCAGCAGAAAGGTACACTTTTTTGTCTAAGAAGGAAGGAGTTGTCTGGTCGCTGCTAAGTGTGTAGCAACAGGGAGAGGTAATTTAATTACATGTTGCCTGCGCATAttgctcttctcttctgtcttctaAAAATCTCCTTAGAAGTCCAAGAA from Suncus etruscus isolate mSunEtr1 chromosome X, mSunEtr1.pri.cur, whole genome shotgun sequence includes these protein-coding regions:
- the LOC125999269 gene encoding LOW QUALITY PROTEIN: septin-7-like (The sequence of the model RefSeq protein was modified relative to this genomic sequence to represent the inferred CDS: inserted 3 bases in 2 codons; substituted 1 base at 1 genomic stop codon), giving the protein MVAQQKNLEGYVGFANLPNQVYRKSVKRLFEFTIMVVGESGLGKSTLINSLFLTDLYYPEYPGPSHRIKKTVQVEQSKVLIKEGGVQLLLTIVDTPGFGDAVDNSNCWQPVIDYIDSKFEDYLNAESRVNRRQMPDSRVQCCLYFIAPSGHGXLDTEFMKHLHEKVNIIPLIAKADTLTPEKCQQFKKQIMKEIQEHIIKIYEFPETDEEENKLVKKIKDRLPLAVVGSNTIIEVNGKRVXVENGENCDFTILRNMLIRTHMQDLKDVTNNIHHENYRSRKLAAVTYNGVDNNKNKGQLTKSPLAQMEEKRREHVAKMKKMEMEMEQVFEMKVKEKVQKLKDSEAELQRCHKQMKKNLEAQHKELEEKRRQFEDEKVNWEAQQXILEQQNSSRTLEKNKKKGKIF